CAGTAGTCTTTGGGATCTTTGGCCAGGCCAGCGCGAACGGGGTTCAGGTCAATATAAGCTGCGACAGTGCAAGTGGCCAGCGGTGTGCCTGATCGCACGCTTTTAAAGCGCTCGGCCCAGAGCGTGCCGTAGCGGTTATGGCTGCAATTATACCATACAGAAAAGCGCTGTTTGACCGTTTTTATGAACTCCGAAGCATCGTACATGCGACTGCCAAGCTGCTTACGGAGTGCTTCGGCTTCCACTCCTCCCGCCTTGAGGACTGCTTCAAGGCTTTCCGCTCTAGCTGTCCGGTACTTGGTCGGCTTCGGATATAAAGGCCGGTAACATCGTATCAGCTTCTCGTCCGCAATGTAAGTACCTTGGGAATTCGGCACTCGCACCAGAACGTAAAAATGATTCGTCATGATGCAGCAAGTCAGCAGCTCCACCCCACAAAACGCCGCCGTCTGCCAAAGATGCTTTCGTAAAATCTCCTTGGCCTGATCATCCAGAAGCATCTCACCACTTACCACCCGCGTTACGCAGTGATAAACCGCATCTCCTTCCAAAACCTTTAGTCTACGCTGTCTCAAGAGAATGAGGAAAATGAGTGATTTGAGCTAGGTTGTTAACTAGTATTTGCCTATCCCTTTTAAATTACCCTGTCCCTTTTGACTACCCACAAACAAGCAGATCCCCCAGTTCACCCCAAAAGCCATCGCCAAAAAACAACAAGCAAAAACAACATAGGTCATAAACGTCATAAGTATCGTAGCCAATAAGGCTAAGGCACTTATGACTAAAATACAGAATCAAGCATTATCAGACGGTGCCATATATGACGCTTACATTCCATTCACAACGGGGCTATCTCAATTTCCATTTTCTTGCGATTAGCAGAAAAGTCATAAATCTCACAGTATGCTTCACTTGCCTCAGATTTATATGTGAATATGCTTCGAGACAATTTATTTGCTCTATAAAAAAATACTTTAAATTCATTTTCACTAACAGGACTCACAAACCTGATCCATAAGTTCCATTTCTCTGCTGCTTTTATTATAATCTCATGATTTTGACTAATGTCAGTGAGGTAGCATTTCACCATCTCACATCCCTTCTCATTAAAAACACATTCATCTTCAACAATGCTAGGGAATCTCAAATGCTTAATTAGATCGATTATATCACTCAGCTTAATTTTCGGCAGATACCAAACTTCTCGATAAGGATTAATTCCATGAGTTCGAATTTCAAAATTCCGCCTGTTTTCATATGATTCATCGACCATGGAATGCTGCATATTTCCAAGGAGCAAAACACCACCATCATGGTATACATCCATATAATAATTTTCCAGGAATTCTGCTGATTCATCGACGCCCATGCTTGTGTTTACGTAACATAGGACATTTGACGACAAAAACTGTGTATCCACCTTACTCCATCCTGGATGCTTTAAAATCTCCTGGTTCATTTCTCATTTTTCCTATAACTCATATATTTTGAAAACACTGGAAAACGCTTAACAGCGCCCAGATAACCTACTATATTATCAAAAATTATTTTATATTTTATTTTACATCGTTCTGCTATAACTGCCTGAGATGCAAATTGAAGACGCATTTTCTCTATTCTATCAGAAGCAAAATATGGAAGATTATTCCTATTGAGCCAAGCATGACCAGTTTTAAATTCATAAACAGTTTTGGGGAAAGGAAACGGAGACCCACCATCAAATATTACACCAATATTTTCAGGTGTGTAAACAAATACTTCCTTATTGATTCCTGTTATTTCATTTGCGAAGGCATCGTGAATTTTAGCCCACTTATTGCCTGGTTTCTTCGTTATCCAAGCATAAGAGCATTTACAATTTCTTTTGTCCTGATCAGTGCTTGGAATACGAAGTGGGCTTGGCCTTGGTTCAGGGTCAGGTTTTCGTTCAGGCTTAACTTCATTATCAGTTGTAGATAAAGGTATGGGGTTCCCTTCAGAATCGAGAGGTACTGGAGGCAACCCAATTCCGACATCAGGAGCTGGGGCAACAGGTGGTCTAGGAACATCAGTATCAGGCGTAGCTACTTCTACAGCTCCGTAAACTAGAAGCCCAGAAACAGCAATTCCGCCTAAGACTTCAGTAAGCTTAACACCGATTACAATTGGAATCGCTATCACAATTCTTCCGTCTGAATCGAAAAACTGAACAGGATTATTCAGCATTGCACTATAGATATTAGTACCGCCAAATTCTCCGAGAGGATCACGGTTTAGCCACCGCCCAGTTACCGGCTCATAGTAACGATAACCATAATACAGTAACCCCGTTTCTTCGTCCTGATACTTAGTGGCGAAGCGGAAAGACATCTTGTCTGCCATCGAGCCAGCAGACTTGAGTAATTCAGAAAAAGGCCCGAAGGTGAATTCGACAGCAAATTCACCCAAATCATCTAGATAAACCCTAGCATTGCCATTGCCATCAAAAACGGAAAAGCAATACTTCACTCCAAACTCGCGGTTTCCCGAAGATGAGTTCATGAGCAATCCGCCAACGCCACCCGCACCTTGCAAGGTGCCTGACAAATCCAAGCCCCAAGTGTAGTATTGAGCATCCTTGATTGTAGATTGCGGATCTGCTGGGCCAGCTAGTTTGTACTCCGTGATGAGGTTCCAGCCATCGTAGACGAAATAGGAGACATAAGAGGTAGTCCAATCATCGGTTCCATTGCCATCATCATCGACGTAGACCTCTTTCTTAAATCGCCGGCCAATCGAGTCGTAAGCAAACTCCAGCTTTTGCTTGGGAACGCCAGCAGTTACCGCATTTGCGGCAGTGGTCATTTCAATGAGGCGGTTTTCGCCATTCCAAACGTAATTCCAGCGGCCGTCGTAGGTGAGGTTGCCGTCAGAATCGTAGGCGGGCTGGACGACAGCAGGAGGAATAAAGAAGGACTCCGAATCGGTTGCAGTGAAAGGTTCAGGAGTTCCGTCGCCATCGCTGTCGAAGTCACGGTCACCCTGGACTTCAAGGGTTACGTAGTCGTTCGCTGAGAGGTTGTCGTCGTAGAAGGTCCATCTGTCGCCGTGGTCGGTGAGCTTGGCGGTAGCGTCTACGCCGTCGAGCTTGGCGGTAACGGTGGCGTCAGTATGTGCCTCCCCTTCTACTCTAAGCGCCGCCGGGTCTGGATTAGTAATTTGGTAGTATTGGTTGAGCAGCTGACTTTCCGTTTGCGCGGTCGTGGGGCTGGTGGCGTCATTATAGCCCCGAGCACCTTCCAGCGGTGCACCGAGGTCAGCACTCGTGCGATTGCCAATGTCATCAAAAGCATACTGAAAATCGCGACCCGCGATGGGATTAACCGTATCAGTCGGGTCGAATTTTTCACCACTGATAACCTGGCCCATATCATCATAGCCATAGTTCCAGTACTGGTCGTTATCGACGGTGAGTTTGGTGCGCTGACTCGCATTATTGTATTGGTAGGCGTAGTCCTTGGTGATGCTCGCAGCTGTGATAACTCCAGTGCTTAATAAACGGTTCAGTAGATCATAGGTGCGCGTATTCGTCTGAATGGGTGCTGCACCTCCCGTCTTTTCTGTTGTAACGGTCTCAATCAGCGAACTGTTGTCCACGTAATCATAAGTAAAGACATGCTCGCCATTAGTGATCGTTTGCAGACGTGATGCATCATCATAGCCATAATCAACTGCATAACTTAAACCACTCGCGGATTGATTTAGATCCAAGCCAGCGAGTCGGTTCAGCTGGTCAAAACTGCGACTGATGGTTACCCCCTGCAGCTCGCCGGTTGTATAGCGCTCAGACACCAGGCGCCCGCGATCGTAATACATCTGCCGCGTCCCGGACGCATCCTCAACGCGTTGAAGTCGGCCCGCACGATCATAGAAATAGCCAATATCGATGGTGTCAGCCTCTTGATAATCAATAATACTCAACTCACCCGCGTGATTGTAATCGTAAGTGGTGGTGAGCCCCCGCTCCCAGGTGCGCGTTTTCAGACGACCCGACGGGGTGTAATCATATTCAACACCGGTGTCCGACGTATTCGGCGAGTTGTTATAGCGCTTCTTGTCGAGGAAACCACGGTTTGCATTGTAATCCCAAAAAGTATTCGCCTTGCCTTTATCCGCTTCATTAACAGCATCATAATCCTGCCAGGTTGTCATCTTGCTCAGGCGGCCCTGATTGTTGTATTCGTAGCCAACGGGATAATTAAAGCCTCCGGTCTGCAAGACGAGTTGCCCACGCTTGTCATAGCCGGAAGTTACCGTATGGGTGCCGCCTTTTCCATTGGGTGAGGTAACAGCAACAGTCCGCATATCGTTGAAGTCAGAAGCGGCGTCGGTGACGAGATCATTGTAAGCGTAAGTAATTTCTATCGCCTCCTTGCCCTCGCCTGTTGCACCAACGTCCGGGTCTGGATCTGCTGTAGTGACGCGGAAAATCCGGTCTACAGCATCATACTCAAATTGGGTTTTGTTTCCATCGCCCGTCCGTGACGAATACTGATACGCCAAGCGACGCCAATCATCATATTCATAATTCACCTGCTCGCCAGTATTCGCGTTGGACTCGTACTGGAGGAGATTTTGATCGGTAAACTGAGTCAGCACATTACCGTCAGGCAGGAAGGTCTTGACCGTTCGTTGCTGATTCACCGGATCGAGCTGAGTAAAGTTCAAGGTCGATACATCATAGGAGACCACACGGGAACCGGATTGATAATCCTGTCCATCATAGGAAACCGCCGTCAACGCGCGAAAGCTCTCACTAACGAGCTCCTCGCCGTTATCCGTAGCAACATAACTGCGCGAGTAAGCCGAATCACCAAGAATAGAATCCACCCCATAGCCTGAGTCCTGACGTGTCAGGCGATCGGTACCATCAATGACACCATTGCGGTTCACATCGACTGCGGATTCGCTTAATTGCCCTTCGTCATTGTAGGCATAGAGTGTCGTGACACCATCCGGATCAGTTTCTTTAACCAGCTGGGAAATTGCATTGTATTCACTGGTCCATTCGACAGTGCCACCGCCATCCTCCGTTGGCTTAACGACGCGAACACTACGGCCCATCATATCCACATAACTCATAGTCCATTCGCTAGCTGTATTGTCAGCTCCAGCGAATACTTTGGTCCAGGATAAGGCGGTTCGTTGGTTATTACTTTCATCCGTTATGACGCCGTGCTCATAGAATGATGGATACTCAGACTCCCCAGAACTGGATATCATCGAGCCATCGAGATCATAAGTACTCACCGATTCAGCAAGCAAAGCAGCATCAGCACTATCATTAACGAAAACCTCAGTGATCGATTCTGACTTGCCAGTGTCATAATAGGTCTTGCGGCTGGTTACTGTTTTGCGGCCCAATTCATCCAGCTCATAGAGCACATTTCCTGCAATATCATAGGATCGCTCCGAAATCAGACGTACATTGGCATCGGCAGGGTCGAGATTATTAAGATCATTCACAGTGCCATAGGCACGGTAAGTATAAGTCTGGCGTCCGGCTGCGTCATATTGGTAAATGATCGTGATGCCATTTGTTTCAGAGGACGTCATACGATCCAGATCATCGTAAGTATAATTGGTTACCGTGCCGTCAGGACCGATCTGCATTGCCATATTGCAGCAATCGTAGGAACGTGAAGTCGTCGTCCCATTGAGATAGGTGGTCGTCTGATAACGCCCTTGATCATCGGGATTGGAATTGACCATGGAATCTATGGTTATACCGGATTCCACATCATACGTATCACGAATGAGAAGCCTGCCCTTGTCATCTGTCTGCGTGGTCGTGACCGTGCCCTTACTGATATTAGTATCACTTGAGGGCACACCTGACTTAACGGTGGTGGTCAACTCTCCATCGACGATGTCGTATTCATAAAGTACCACTGTGCCATCGGGATTTGATTGCTTCTCAATGCGACCGGCAAAAATTCCTGAAGCAACCATGGTAGAATGACTCGCGAGATTATCCGGGTTGGACCAAGCGGTTTCCGTCCAGGTGGAGTCGCCAAAAAAGTCTACTGTTTCATAGGCACTGACATCTGCTTGATACATCGAACGTCGAATTTCGCCATTCACTTCACGAGAAACATCGAAGGAAAGTGAAGTGACATGACGATCGCCGGCACTATCGTAGATGACTTCTCGATTAACTTTAACGACTGTATTCGTATTCCCCGGACTGAGGAAGCTAATGTTGTCCGCATTATAAGTGCTTTCATAAATGCGAACATTATTATTAGACGGCACACTCCCGGAAGTTGGATCATAGCCCGCTGGGCCATTCTTGTATGGTGTGATAACACGCAAGGGAAAACCATTCAAAGCGGCACCATCGGCTGTTCCCAAATAATCGTTATAAGTCCAGAAACGGTCGGACTCATCATATTCATATTTTAAAAGCCCGAAACGAGGATCATCAGCCGGCAAGTCTTCGTAATAGCCATAGTGCATTACTTGCTTATTGACGCCTGACGTCCAGACATTCGATGTGACAAGTTCGTCAAATGGATCATTAAATGGATCGGGTGAATATTCATTAAACACCGCCACTTTAGTTGGCTTCCCATAAAGCGGAGCATCCGGAAATACCGTATGCTCGGTAACCGTTTGAGAACCTTTCACGCCATCAACAAAAACGGTATTGGCTTCCAAATAGTCCACACCGGCACCAGCTGTTCCATTTGCAGACTGATAAACAAACTCAGTAATCCGTTTATCAGTCTGAAGCTCTGGATTTTCAATAAGTTCCCAAGTGATATCACTGCTCGTATCCAGGGTGTAGGCTACATGGTTGACCGGCTCCTCATATCCATCGCGAATTTCCTTCACGTGGAGTTCGTCGCCAATGAGTTCAATTCTAATTTCCTGATAGGGGTTCCCAGTAATTGGAAATTCAGCATAGTCGTTATCTCGCTCCCAAGTAACAGCATCCGGGGCATAGAACTTAACTGCAAAACCATTGGTGACCGAGTCCGAATCAATATCAACTAAGTGCAAAGGCTCTATCGTTTGGTTGAAAGGATCGTGATTTACCTTACCCCCTTCTTCCCCTACCGCAATCTGTAACAACTGAGGGTTCCCAGTACGATCGAGATTCTCAGAGCCCCAAACAAGTATAGCACCTTCACTGACCCAATAACGTAAGGCAGCCGGCGTCGCTAGTTCACTAAGCGCCTGATCAAGGGACTCAGACTTAATAATGAGCTGCCCAACTTCCTTTAAGCATGTCTCACCAAGATCGATTTTAATCTCTGCTCCAAAATCAAACCCCGCATTTAAACAACCATCCTCACAAGCGGTGCAGTCTCCACACTGAACGCCGCCTAAGAACTGGGAAACATAAGCAGTGCGAGATATATTACGAAAACCCGTCCCGTCACCAAACACGACTTGTGCATCACGATTGAGCCAATGATCGACAAGGGCTTCATAGCGAATCCGGTAATTAAACTGAGTATAACCACCAAAATCAAATTCGTTGAAAAAGTCATCGGGTATCTCAGCGTAAGTTGCATCGAAATTCGTGTCGTTAAACATCGTCTCAATAGCATCCCACTGCGCAACGGTTGGAGACGTACTACCGTAAAGTTCATTGGCTTTGTAGAGAATGAGATCACTCAAATAGTAACGACGGATCAAATCCTTATAACGCGCGCGAAAATCGTCAGTAAAGAGTGAGTTTGGGTCTAGTAGCTTATCAGGGTCCAGGCGTGTCCAACTTGCATCATTATTGGAATCCAATGGCGCATCGCCAATAGCGTTCGGCTTATGCTTGAACCTCATCAATGAATACAAAGAAAACGAATACAAGCTGTCATCGTCCTGATCTAACTGGTTAATCGCAGTCCACACATCTAAGGTGTAGTCATCTTTCTGGGCGTAATAAGTCGGGTCGCTTAGATTATCACTGGTCGCATTTGGATCGAAACGACGATAAACCAACGCATTGAGATTATTATAAATACGCTGCGCCAAATACTTTACCAGCAGTTCTTCACGCAACTTCCTGGCATCGGGTGCTACTGCAAGGTCATCAGTATAAAAACAAGCTGGAGGCTCATACAACGTTTTCGTCTTATCAACCCGACTAGGCCATATCACTTGTGTTTCCAGATCCAATGGTAGAACCGGATAATCATCAGGATCAAACAAAGTCGTTGGGTTACTCGGTGCTCCCACAGGCGTGGTGGTTACCCCTGTTGAATAACGCAAGATGTCATGCCAAGCACGCATAGCGCCTTCGATATCGAGGGTTTGTGCGCGGGCGCTGACGGCGCTGACCAAAAGGCTCAGAGTAAGGATGAGCGCATACGACCCGTTTTGTAATAGGCGGAAAAGTTGCATTGCAAGTTTCATGAATAAGTAAAGCAATTGGCGGAAGGTCTTCATTTTGTTCTCGAATAGGAATTTAGTCGGCTCAATCAGCATCAGGGACGGCCAGCGGTATGAATACGCAGCTCAACGGGATCAACGCCATCGTGCAGCATTTGATAGGTGATACCGTCACCGTTTGGAGATGCTGCGGTATCCGTATCGTCATCGGTTGGATCCAGACCGTAGGCAATTTCGAAACCATCGTTGAGGCCATCGTCATCGGAATCGGACTCAGTAAGACTGAGCTGGAATTCAGGATTGTCATAGCTCAGCGCAAGACGAAGCTCCAAGCCGTCGTTCAAACCGTC
The Rubellicoccus peritrichatus DNA segment above includes these coding regions:
- a CDS encoding transposase; this translates as MRQRRLKVLEGDAVYHCVTRVVSGEMLLDDQAKEILRKHLWQTAAFCGVELLTCCIMTNHFYVLVRVPNSQGTYIADEKLIRCYRPLYPKPTKYRTARAESLEAVLKAGGVEAEALRKQLGSRMYDASEFIKTVKQRFSVWYNCSHNRYGTLWAERFKSVRSGTPLATCTVAAYIDLNPVRAGLAKDPKDYCWCG
- a CDS encoding RHS repeat-associated core domain-containing protein, giving the protein MKTFRQLLYLFMKLAMQLFRLLQNGSYALILTLSLLVSAVSARAQTLDIEGAMRAWHDILRYSTGVTTTPVGAPSNPTTLFDPDDYPVLPLDLETQVIWPSRVDKTKTLYEPPACFYTDDLAVAPDARKLREELLVKYLAQRIYNNLNALVYRRFDPNATSDNLSDPTYYAQKDDYTLDVWTAINQLDQDDDSLYSFSLYSLMRFKHKPNAIGDAPLDSNNDASWTRLDPDKLLDPNSLFTDDFRARYKDLIRRYYLSDLILYKANELYGSTSPTVAQWDAIETMFNDTNFDATYAEIPDDFFNEFDFGGYTQFNYRIRYEALVDHWLNRDAQVVFGDGTGFRNISRTAYVSQFLGGVQCGDCTACEDGCLNAGFDFGAEIKIDLGETCLKEVGQLIIKSESLDQALSELATPAALRYWVSEGAILVWGSENLDRTGNPQLLQIAVGEEGGKVNHDPFNQTIEPLHLVDIDSDSVTNGFAVKFYAPDAVTWERDNDYAEFPITGNPYQEIRIELIGDELHVKEIRDGYEEPVNHVAYTLDTSSDITWELIENPELQTDKRITEFVYQSANGTAGAGVDYLEANTVFVDGVKGSQTVTEHTVFPDAPLYGKPTKVAVFNEYSPDPFNDPFDELVTSNVWTSGVNKQVMHYGYYEDLPADDPRFGLLKYEYDESDRFWTYNDYLGTADGAALNGFPLRVITPYKNGPAGYDPTSGSVPSNNNVRIYESTYNADNISFLSPGNTNTVVKVNREVIYDSAGDRHVTSLSFDVSREVNGEIRRSMYQADVSAYETVDFFGDSTWTETAWSNPDNLASHSTMVASGIFAGRIEKQSNPDGTVVLYEYDIVDGELTTTVKSGVPSSDTNISKGTVTTTQTDDKGRLLIRDTYDVESGITIDSMVNSNPDDQGRYQTTTYLNGTTTSRSYDCCNMAMQIGPDGTVTNYTYDDLDRMTSSETNGITIIYQYDAAGRQTYTYRAYGTVNDLNNLDPADANVRLISERSYDIAGNVLYELDELGRKTVTSRKTYYDTGKSESITEVFVNDSADAALLAESVSTYDLDGSMISSSGESEYPSFYEHGVITDESNNQRTALSWTKVFAGADNTASEWTMSYVDMMGRSVRVVKPTEDGGGTVEWTSEYNAISQLVKETDPDGVTTLYAYNDEGQLSESAVDVNRNGVIDGTDRLTRQDSGYGVDSILGDSAYSRSYVATDNGEELVSESFRALTAVSYDGQDYQSGSRVVSYDVSTLNFTQLDPVNQQRTVKTFLPDGNVLTQFTDQNLLQYESNANTGEQVNYEYDDWRRLAYQYSSRTGDGNKTQFEYDAVDRIFRVTTADPDPDVGATGEGKEAIEITYAYNDLVTDAASDFNDMRTVAVTSPNGKGGTHTVTSGYDKRGQLVLQTGGFNYPVGYEYNNQGRLSKMTTWQDYDAVNEADKGKANTFWDYNANRGFLDKKRYNNSPNTSDTGVEYDYTPSGRLKTRTWERGLTTTYDYNHAGELSIIDYQEADTIDIGYFYDRAGRLQRVEDASGTRQMYYDRGRLVSERYTTGELQGVTISRSFDQLNRLAGLDLNQSASGLSYAVDYGYDDASRLQTITNGEHVFTYDYVDNSSLIETVTTEKTGGAAPIQTNTRTYDLLNRLLSTGVITAASITKDYAYQYNNASQRTKLTVDNDQYWNYGYDDMGQVISGEKFDPTDTVNPIAGRDFQYAFDDIGNRTSADLGAPLEGARGYNDATSPTTAQTESQLLNQYYQITNPDPAALRVEGEAHTDATVTAKLDGVDATAKLTDHGDRWTFYDDNLSANDYVTLEVQGDRDFDSDGDGTPEPFTATDSESFFIPPAVVQPAYDSDGNLTYDGRWNYVWNGENRLIEMTTAANAVTAGVPKQKLEFAYDSIGRRFKKEVYVDDDGNGTDDWTTSYVSYFVYDGWNLITEYKLAGPADPQSTIKDAQYYTWGLDLSGTLQGAGGVGGLLMNSSSGNREFGVKYCFSVFDGNGNARVYLDDLGEFAVEFTFGPFSELLKSAGSMADKMSFRFATKYQDEETGLLYYGYRYYEPVTGRWLNRDPLGEFGGTNIYSAMLNNPVQFFDSDGRIVIAIPIVIGVKLTEVLGGIAVSGLLVYGAVEVATPDTDVPRPPVAPAPDVGIGLPPVPLDSEGNPIPLSTTDNEVKPERKPDPEPRPSPLRIPSTDQDKRNCKCSYAWITKKPGNKWAKIHDAFANEITGINKEVFVYTPENIGVIFDGGSPFPFPKTVYEFKTGHAWLNRNNLPYFASDRIEKMRLQFASQAVIAERCKIKYKIIFDNIVGYLGAVKRFPVFSKYMSYRKNEK